From Streptomyces sp. 6-11-2, one genomic window encodes:
- a CDS encoding nitroreductase family protein, with protein MGYAHEYAHAILHRGRVPMEPTDHVVHWADGPRKGKYYPTAEAFALPGTEDLADAPIAPGLLPGAAEDQEADGSAGFSLPLLSAMLKDSYGLTGRRLGIQANTDLAGLPFYTHANWSRGTAGGGGLYPVSIHWASGPSGPLTPGLHYYDIHRHALQRLLAGDVTDRVRDALGPDTPEEALDTDQYLILGVKYWQNSFKYNSFSFHVVSTDLGTLVQTWRIWAAAHGLRLAPVLWFDEPRLNELLGTAGEEETVFAVVPLHWDGPAPRRDAAAGRDAPRTDPRHRPAVRHRDVERSRTLLDFDALRDMHTATLECAADRPAPGALAAAAALPDDADGVRVALPEPAFPDTGVRRALRERRSSFGRFDARRRVGGGHLSAVLAACAETRLAGDTDPSGAVRLARLYAFVNHVEGVEQGAYAYDPDRGTLRQVVPGPQGSFLQENYFLANYNLEQAGAVLVPTVRTTAVLDALGDRGYRLAVGTAGAVAQSFYLAASALGLGAGVALGFDNVSFVERLGLAEGDEAPLLVMALGHERPEPADFRHEIA; from the coding sequence ATGGGGTACGCCCATGAGTACGCGCACGCCATCCTGCACCGCGGCCGCGTCCCGATGGAACCCACCGACCATGTCGTGCACTGGGCCGACGGCCCGCGCAAGGGCAAGTACTACCCGACCGCCGAGGCATTCGCCCTGCCCGGCACCGAGGACCTCGCGGACGCGCCGATCGCGCCGGGCCTGCTGCCCGGCGCCGCCGAGGACCAGGAAGCCGATGGCTCGGCGGGGTTCAGTCTCCCGCTGCTGTCGGCGATGCTCAAGGACTCCTACGGGCTGACCGGGCGCCGCCTCGGCATCCAGGCCAACACCGACTTGGCCGGGCTGCCGTTCTACACCCACGCGAACTGGTCGCGCGGCACCGCGGGCGGCGGCGGGCTCTACCCGGTGAGCATCCACTGGGCATCCGGCCCCTCCGGCCCCCTCACCCCGGGTCTCCACTACTACGACATCCACCGGCACGCCCTGCAGCGGCTGCTGGCCGGCGACGTCACGGACCGGGTCCGCGACGCGCTCGGCCCGGACACGCCCGAAGAGGCCCTCGACACCGACCAGTACCTGATCCTCGGCGTCAAGTACTGGCAGAACTCCTTCAAGTACAACAGCTTCTCGTTCCATGTGGTGTCCACCGACCTCGGCACTCTGGTGCAGACCTGGCGGATCTGGGCCGCCGCCCATGGCCTGCGGCTCGCCCCGGTGCTCTGGTTCGACGAACCCCGGCTGAACGAACTGCTCGGCACGGCGGGCGAGGAGGAGACCGTGTTCGCCGTCGTGCCGCTGCACTGGGACGGCCCGGCGCCCCGCCGGGACGCCGCCGCCGGCCGGGATGCCCCGCGCACGGACCCGCGCCACCGGCCCGCCGTCCGGCACCGGGACGTCGAACGCTCGCGCACCCTGCTGGACTTCGACGCGCTGCGCGACATGCACACCGCGACTCTGGAGTGCGCCGCCGACCGGCCCGCCCCCGGCGCGCTGGCCGCCGCCGCGGCCCTTCCCGACGACGCGGACGGCGTCCGCGTGGCCCTGCCCGAGCCGGCCTTCCCGGACACCGGCGTCCGCCGGGCCCTGCGCGAGCGCCGCTCCAGCTTCGGCAGGTTCGACGCCCGGCGCCGGGTCGGCGGCGGCCATCTCTCGGCGGTCCTGGCGGCCTGCGCCGAGACCCGGCTGGCCGGGGACACCGATCCGTCCGGCGCGGTCCGGCTCGCCAGGCTCTACGCCTTCGTCAACCACGTGGAGGGCGTGGAGCAGGGGGCGTACGCATACGACCCCGACCGCGGCACCCTGCGTCAGGTCGTCCCCGGCCCGCAGGGATCGTTCCTCCAGGAGAACTACTTCCTGGCCAACTACAACCTGGAGCAGGCCGGCGCGGTCCTGGTGCCCACCGTGCGGACCACCGCCGTGCTGGACGCCCTCGGCGACCGCGGCTACCGGCTCGCCGTCGGCACCGCCGGAGCCGTCGCGCAGAGCTTCTACCTCGCGGCCTCCGCCCTGGGGCTCGGCGCCGGTGTGGCGCTGGGCTTCGACAACGTCTCGTTCGTCGAGCGGCTCGGGCTGGCGGAAGGCGACGAGGCCCCGCTGCTCGTCATGGCCCTCGGTCACGAACGGCCCGAGCCCGCCGACTTCCGCCACGAGATCGCCTGA
- a CDS encoding lantibiotic dehydratase, with product MTPIESAALDTGTGTGTATATDAGTAPEPGTHWEPGRRFVLRAAGLPIETVHGLRCPGTSRWSDAVLAEEERLTAAGAALSDLLHTLVKSTTGPDEEPGDAAVRRGLLNLRRQIFNNRLPADSEAAVRLVTGLDGKTGRRTAQWLRDRARLDELRATGADLLAGELRENRRALRDVLTDDRLRLGLLLASPALDGRLDAYLRDTSPRPGNRLRKIERSALTYLYRTACKTSPFSTFTGIGLGTFAGDPWDDGAALRTGEDWVSHVRLNVVVLARLTELITADPARRRDLPVVLSPGWGRDADRIRYVRHVMTAGDDSAAVTFDAVRDRLFFLRSSGTLERLLEWLGGHEAPVRHRDLVDWLQTEHDAGRDACERYASALLDLGMVQVPVLRADVHSRDPLRSYQDALRSLGASWADRLAHLLDGPADCLARYAGADVGERRTLLSTLRDRLLDAQRELGAPEPALPQTLVYEDVSTGDDLVCGPAVLSGETGRALRAIEGVLPLFDLTLPQRVTLLGFFIARYGRGGRCDDLLGLVHDFHEDFFDQYVSFTSKRASFDKDGAYVPEENWLGQSEMKALDRARRHFHEGMCALWRQHGGGIEAEEIELPDGLLSETAAELAPLTSHFIPQSHHLQLSRPPGGRQQVVLNKSYGGLAFPFSRFTHLYDGTAPAADAAAPGFSDALREEMAARSPDGAVFAEITGGPVSSNLNLHGRLTDHQIVCPGETSSVPEEARIHLDDLYVEHDEPSGRLVLRSRRLDREVVPVYLGYLVPIALPEIPRTLLLLSPSTMAPFDVWAGVPEGEPESGVTRRPRVRHGNVVVSRRGWTADAEVLPARRPGAGEEEGYLEWRRWQRTHGLPDRCFATVAHAGQGPIGAKPVHVDFDSPLSLAAFDALVERKPGTRVTFREMLPAEDGLHLTSPRGRHVAELAVETFTTRQLPQSRPEAAPSCPN from the coding sequence ATGACACCCATAGAGTCCGCCGCCCTGGACACCGGCACGGGCACGGGCACCGCCACGGCCACCGACGCGGGCACCGCCCCGGAGCCCGGGACCCACTGGGAGCCCGGCAGGCGCTTCGTGCTCCGCGCGGCCGGCCTGCCCATCGAGACCGTGCACGGCCTGCGCTGCCCCGGCACCAGCCGCTGGTCCGACGCCGTGCTGGCCGAGGAGGAACGCCTGACGGCCGCCGGAGCGGCCCTCAGCGATCTGCTGCACACCCTGGTCAAGTCGACCACCGGCCCCGACGAGGAACCGGGCGACGCCGCCGTGCGGCGCGGCCTGCTCAACCTGCGGCGGCAGATCTTCAACAACCGTCTGCCGGCCGACTCCGAGGCCGCCGTCCGCCTGGTGACGGGGCTGGACGGGAAGACCGGCCGGCGCACCGCCCAGTGGTTGCGGGACCGGGCCCGTCTCGATGAGCTCCGGGCCACCGGAGCGGACCTGCTCGCCGGCGAACTCCGGGAAAACCGCCGCGCGTTGCGCGATGTGCTGACCGACGACCGGCTGCGCCTCGGTCTGCTGCTGGCCTCGCCCGCCCTCGACGGCCGGCTGGACGCCTACCTGCGCGACACCAGCCCGCGGCCGGGCAACCGCCTGCGCAAGATCGAGCGTTCCGCGCTGACCTACCTGTACCGCACGGCCTGCAAGACCAGCCCCTTCAGCACCTTCACCGGCATCGGCCTCGGCACCTTCGCGGGCGACCCGTGGGACGACGGGGCCGCGCTGCGCACCGGCGAGGACTGGGTGAGCCACGTACGGCTCAACGTGGTGGTACTGGCCCGGCTGACCGAACTGATCACGGCCGACCCCGCACGCCGACGGGACCTGCCGGTGGTCCTCTCCCCGGGCTGGGGACGCGACGCCGACCGCATCCGCTACGTACGCCATGTCATGACCGCGGGTGACGACAGCGCCGCCGTCACCTTCGACGCGGTCCGCGACCGGCTGTTCTTCCTGCGCAGCAGCGGCACCCTGGAGCGGCTCCTGGAATGGCTCGGCGGCCACGAGGCGCCGGTACGCCACCGGGACCTGGTCGACTGGCTCCAGACCGAGCACGACGCCGGACGCGACGCGTGCGAACGGTACGCGTCGGCCCTCCTGGACCTCGGCATGGTGCAGGTGCCGGTGCTCCGCGCGGACGTGCACAGCCGCGACCCGCTGCGTTCCTACCAGGACGCCCTGCGTTCCCTCGGGGCGTCCTGGGCCGACCGGCTGGCCCACCTGCTGGACGGCCCGGCCGACTGCCTCGCCCGCTACGCCGGGGCCGACGTCGGTGAACGCCGCACCCTGCTGAGCACTCTGCGCGATCGGCTCCTCGACGCCCAGCGGGAACTGGGAGCGCCGGAGCCGGCCCTTCCGCAGACCCTGGTGTACGAGGACGTCAGCACGGGCGACGACCTGGTCTGCGGGCCCGCCGTGCTGAGCGGGGAGACCGGCCGGGCCCTGCGGGCCATCGAGGGCGTCCTGCCGCTCTTCGACCTGACGCTCCCTCAGCGTGTCACCCTGCTGGGCTTCTTCATCGCCCGCTACGGCCGCGGCGGACGCTGCGACGACCTGCTCGGCCTGGTTCACGACTTCCACGAGGACTTCTTCGACCAGTACGTGTCCTTCACCTCCAAGCGGGCCTCCTTCGACAAGGACGGCGCCTACGTGCCGGAGGAGAACTGGCTCGGGCAGAGCGAGATGAAGGCCCTCGACCGGGCCCGCCGCCACTTCCACGAGGGCATGTGCGCCCTGTGGCGGCAGCACGGCGGGGGGATCGAGGCCGAGGAGATCGAACTGCCGGACGGCCTGCTCTCCGAGACCGCCGCCGAACTCGCGCCGCTCACCAGCCACTTCATACCGCAGAGCCACCATCTCCAGCTGTCCCGGCCTCCCGGCGGCCGACAACAGGTCGTCCTCAACAAGTCCTACGGCGGACTGGCCTTCCCCTTCAGCCGGTTCACCCACCTCTACGACGGCACCGCACCGGCCGCGGACGCGGCGGCACCCGGCTTCTCCGACGCGCTGCGCGAGGAGATGGCGGCCCGCAGTCCGGACGGCGCCGTGTTCGCGGAGATCACCGGAGGGCCGGTCAGCAGCAACCTGAACCTGCACGGCCGGCTGACCGACCACCAGATCGTCTGCCCGGGCGAGACCAGTTCCGTGCCCGAGGAGGCCCGGATCCACCTCGACGACCTCTACGTCGAGCACGACGAGCCGTCCGGACGCCTGGTGCTCCGCTCCCGCCGCCTCGACCGCGAGGTCGTGCCGGTCTACCTCGGCTACCTCGTGCCGATCGCGCTTCCCGAGATCCCGCGCACCCTGCTCCTCCTCTCCCCCAGCACCATGGCGCCCTTCGACGTATGGGCGGGGGTCCCCGAGGGCGAGCCCGAGAGCGGGGTCACCCGCAGGCCCCGGGTGCGGCACGGGAACGTGGTGGTCAGCCGGCGCGGCTGGACCGCGGACGCGGAGGTCCTGCCGGCCCGCCGCCCCGGAGCCGGGGAGGAGGAGGGCTACCTGGAGTGGCGGCGCTGGCAGCGCACCCACGGTCTGCCCGACCGCTGCTTCGCCACCGTCGCCCACGCCGGCCAGGGCCCGATCGGGGCCAAGCCCGTCCACGTCGACTTCGACAGCCCGCTCTCCCTGGCCGCGTTCGACGCCCTGGTGGAGCGCAAGCCGGGCACCCGGGTGACCTTCCGGGAAATGCTCCCCGCCGAGGACGGCCTCCACCTCACCTCCCCGCGCGGCCGGCACGTGGCCGAACTCGCCGTGGAGACCTTCACCACCCGCCAACTGCCGCAGTCCAGACCGGAGGCCGCACCGTCATGCCCGAACTGA
- a CDS encoding lantibiotic dehydratase C-terminal domain-containing protein — translation MPELTEPAAFRPAPEGAEPSPWLALHVFYAANPQPLLVNCVRPLVDRLTEDGLLSGCFFINYWLEGPHVRLRLRPSGPAAEAEVRRRAEEAISGFLKTRPALYEVDSGFLKDFYNALFDIEFPGEDRARYMGADGRMNLRPNNSFSYEVYAPEYAKYGGPAGVALAEWHFRHSSDLVLEAYRSMNLHLRTVLLGTSAQLMMVMASCFLPEEERLADYLDSYYAFWHRLFPGTNFIGSTEYERTYARMAPTLGARFAQLRQAVASGDLTRLPAFLRRWAEHCLELREKVVDLTERGELAFPAWDGPAREDTGQERAEDPDAAPLVTVTHVPAVLPRLLSPYMHMTNNRLHVTIRDEAYLAFILGRVLREPAGGRQDAS, via the coding sequence ATGCCCGAACTGACCGAACCCGCCGCCTTCCGTCCGGCTCCCGAGGGCGCCGAGCCGTCTCCCTGGCTGGCGCTGCACGTCTTCTACGCCGCCAACCCCCAGCCGCTGCTGGTCAACTGCGTGCGCCCGCTGGTCGACCGGCTCACCGAGGACGGCCTGCTGTCCGGCTGCTTCTTCATCAACTACTGGCTGGAGGGGCCGCACGTGCGGCTGCGCCTGCGCCCGAGCGGCCCCGCTGCCGAAGCCGAGGTGCGCCGCCGCGCCGAGGAGGCGATCAGCGGCTTCCTGAAGACCCGCCCCGCCCTCTACGAGGTCGACTCCGGCTTCCTCAAGGACTTCTACAACGCCCTGTTCGACATCGAGTTCCCGGGCGAGGACCGGGCCAGGTACATGGGCGCGGACGGCCGGATGAACCTCAGGCCGAACAACTCCTTCTCCTACGAGGTCTACGCCCCCGAGTACGCCAAGTACGGCGGACCGGCCGGCGTCGCCCTCGCCGAATGGCACTTCCGGCACTCCAGCGACCTGGTCCTGGAGGCGTACCGGAGCATGAACCTGCACCTGCGGACGGTGCTGCTCGGGACCTCCGCCCAGCTGATGATGGTGATGGCGAGCTGCTTCCTCCCCGAGGAGGAGCGGCTCGCGGACTACCTCGACTCCTACTACGCCTTCTGGCACCGGCTGTTCCCCGGTACCAACTTCATCGGGTCCACCGAGTACGAGCGGACCTACGCGCGTATGGCGCCCACCCTCGGCGCACGGTTCGCACAGCTCAGGCAGGCCGTGGCGAGCGGCGACCTGACCCGGCTGCCGGCGTTCCTCCGCCGCTGGGCCGAGCACTGCCTGGAACTGCGCGAGAAGGTGGTGGACCTCACCGAGCGCGGTGAACTCGCCTTCCCCGCCTGGGACGGTCCGGCCCGCGAGGACACCGGCCAGGAACGCGCCGAGGATCCCGACGCGGCTCCCCTGGTGACCGTCACCCATGTTCCGGCGGTACTGCCCCGTCTGCTGTCGCCGTATATGCACATGACCAACAACCGGCTGCATGTGACGATCCGGGACGAGGCATACCTGGCCTTCATTCTGGGCCGGGTCCTGCGCGAGCCGGCCGGCGGACGGCAGGATGCCTCATGA
- a CDS encoding metalloprotease: protein MSATDRSAADRSVAARAYRPALRPGVLIGPPLLRGPRTVHLIKHPVSGAAFEVGPKEHFVISRLDGTRNLDDVVSEYAARFRRRLPEEQWTRLLGLLGTRGLLAGSPDPAPPEPPPARTGTFWKGSRRTVTDAHRTTGRLHRVLRPLLRPWAQLPLTAAVLVMTVAVFADPAALLDGILDLLSRPLVLIPFAVFLWFSICLHELAHGIAARHYGGVVTEIGLRWRFPAMMMYCTVDNYLFLPGLRAKLVVAAAGAYVNLVLLLPFALWWALLDPSDPNRPPLTGMLFVGIAQALSNLVPLPPLDGYRMLGHALGTANLAPETRTYLALRRRGRDAVAAYPGRARRLYTSYAFTAAALVLLAAAGSCTTVVLLLL, encoded by the coding sequence ATGAGTGCCACCGACCGCTCTGCCGCGGACCGTTCCGTCGCCGCCCGCGCCTACCGGCCCGCGCTGCGTCCGGGCGTGCTGATCGGTCCGCCCCTGCTGCGCGGCCCGCGCACCGTCCACCTGATCAAGCACCCGGTCAGCGGCGCCGCGTTCGAGGTCGGCCCCAAGGAGCACTTCGTCATCAGCCGGCTCGACGGAACCCGGAACCTCGACGACGTCGTGTCCGAGTACGCGGCCCGGTTCCGCCGCAGGCTCCCCGAGGAGCAGTGGACCCGGCTGCTCGGCCTGCTCGGCACCCGCGGGCTGCTCGCCGGGTCCCCGGATCCCGCGCCGCCCGAACCGCCCCCGGCCCGCACCGGCACCTTCTGGAAGGGCAGTCGGCGGACCGTCACCGACGCGCACAGGACCACCGGCCGCCTCCACCGGGTGCTGCGCCCGCTGCTGCGCCCCTGGGCGCAACTGCCTCTGACGGCCGCCGTACTGGTGATGACGGTGGCCGTGTTCGCGGATCCGGCGGCGCTCCTCGACGGGATACTGGACCTGCTGTCCCGCCCCCTGGTGCTCATCCCGTTCGCGGTCTTCCTCTGGTTCAGCATCTGCCTGCACGAACTCGCCCACGGCATCGCCGCCCGGCACTACGGCGGTGTGGTCACCGAGATCGGGCTGCGCTGGCGGTTCCCGGCCATGATGATGTACTGCACGGTCGACAACTACCTGTTCCTGCCCGGCCTGCGGGCGAAGCTGGTGGTCGCCGCCGCGGGCGCGTACGTCAACCTGGTGCTCCTGCTGCCCTTCGCGCTCTGGTGGGCGCTCCTGGACCCGTCCGACCCGAACCGCCCGCCGCTCACCGGGATGCTCTTCGTCGGCATCGCGCAGGCCCTGAGCAACCTGGTCCCGCTGCCGCCTCTGGACGGGTATCGCATGCTCGGCCACGCCCTGGGCACCGCCAACCTCGCCCCGGAGACCCGGACCTACCTGGCCCTGCGCCGGCGCGGGCGGGACGCCGTCGCCGCCTACCCGGGGCGCGCCCGCCGTCTCTACACGTCCTACGCCTTCACGGCGGCCGCACTCGTGCTGCTCGCGGCGGCCGGAAGCTGCACCACCGTCGTTCTCCTGCTGCTTTGA